The genome window AGATGTGTCCCGCCTGCGCTCGGTGCTCATGTCTCTAAAGCAGACACCGCTGTCCCGCTAGGTGCCTGCCGTGAGGCTGGCCACAAAGCATGGGCCTTGCTGGGGCAGAGGAGCAGCTGCTTCAGCCAGGGTGGGACTTCCTCTGGCAGCTGCCACACACAGCCTGTTCTGTTCCTCTGCATCTCCGGGAGCTCCCTCCTGGCCCCACGTTCCAGCCCCTCGTGACTCCTCTCAGTCCACCACTCAATTGTGACTGTCCCTCCTGATGTATTTTTTCTTGGCTTAAAGGGTATGTTAACtctttttacacttatttattattatcctcATTTCTCTGGAAGCTGCAACTGGTGTCAGGGCTCAGTTTGTGCTTAGAACTTTTCCCAGCCCTTAAGAGGTAATGATGTGTTTTTGGAAACTCAGGAGCTCCCAACTGAAAGTAGGAACCCCAAACTATGTCCGCTGTCTCCTCCAACAAGAGGAAAGACAAGCTCTCACAGAACACTTGTGCAGCCTTGCTCTTTGTGATTCTTTAACAAGCCTGAAGGTAGGGTTTCTGCTAGGAAAACAGGCCCCCAGAACAGAATCAGCCTGCAGTGGagaaagcagctgaggccagTGGCCTCTACGGTGGTGTCTAAGACTGAGGACATCACCTGCCAGACCTTCTTTCTTGGGAGTGACCAGGGCCCTCTAAGATGTGGCAGGGCCTGCTGCATTGCAGATGTACCTCCCCtcctcagcccttccttcctgtggACTTGGGATAAACAACAATGACCACACCTCCTTCCCCTTCAGCAGAGGCTGTAAAACAGAACATTTAAGCCATTATGATCTACATGTGTTTAAAAAGATTTGAGTAACTGCCAACAGTATAAGTTCCCTAAGTCTGCCATAACAAAGTACCAAAACCCAGGTGTGTTAGAGCATCAGAATTtattgtctcacagttctggaggctaaaTTCCCAAATCAGGGAACCACCACGCCACTCCTTCTGTGGATGCTAAGGTAAGACCCGTGCCTCTTTTCTAGCTTCCAGTAGTTCAGGCCTTCCTGGGCTTGCAGATACAGCCCTCTAGttgtctccatcttccttccaTGTATGTCTTGTgtgtccagtttttaaaaaatatggatacTAGTCTTACTGGATTAAAGCCCATCTTAAAGACTGTATTTTAACTATTAATGGATATAAAGTCCCTATTGCCAAAATAATACCTAAAGAATTGAGAGTTGGAATTCAACTCTCAAATATATTTTAGGGGTGGGCATCAAAACACTAACACAGTGGACATGACCTTTAAAAGTGTCGACATCTTCAGCTCTTTATGCCCCGTCCTTGCATCTGGTGGGCTTTAGGATGCAGTGTTCATCACTGTATTCTGCTTCACAGCTAAGATCACGATGGAGGTGCAAACACCTGGCTCTAGTCATGGACCTTCCACTCAGAGATCTAAGACATGGCAGGCACAAGAAATGGAtcttcactttcttcctttttcccagcTTGAAGCAGGTGTTGAGAGGGTCAGAGTCACACACGGGAGGAGCTCAGCTCCTCAAGTCAACACATTGATGACCACAGGCCACAAATGCCTGTTGAGACTCAGTGTCAAAAGCTGGATGATACAGATGGGCAGAGCCTGAGGGTCTCAAAGGAGGCAGAACTGGAGTAAGAAGTAGACAGAGAATGGTGGTGGTCTGAGTGTTGAATACCGACTCCATCCAACAGGACTATGACAGCCCTTATCCAAAGGCTATAGAAACTTGAAAGTTGCTGGCAAAGTCCCCCCTATTCCACCAAACCAATTTTGGCTCACTAAACTAGAATCCCAAGGATGAACATTTGGGAATCTCTCCTTTTAACTTGTGGCCATGTGACTTGACTGTTACCAGGAAAGTTTGGGTGGCACTAGGCTCAGTGTTCCTCTCTCAcgactggagattgaacctagggcctcacaagGACCACATTCTGTACCAGAGCTGTAACCCCAGGCCATTTTAAgttttgatatagggtctcactaagttactctactagctgaccttgaactcttgaattTACTCACAGGCAAGATTCTTCTCCCTCAACCTTCAGAATAGTTGATGCTATAGGTACTATCAGGCCGCGCTGATTTCTAAAGGCCAATCCTACCAACATCCTGTTCTTTCCTAAAAACATAGACcaggccaggcggcagtggtgaACGCCTTTTtttctcagcactcgggaggcagagccaggtggatctctgtgagtttgaagccagcctggtctacagcgcgagatccaggacaggcaccaaaattacacggaaaatccctgtctcaaaaacaaaacaaaacaaaaaaccatagaCCAAAAATCATGGTTTTAACCATGGGAGTGAGATTAAGAAAGAATTCATCACATTACAAATGTATTAAGGTTTTATTAAGTAAGTTGTTAAGGGGACGCATCACAAATTTTTAGTATGCAACCCAACTGAAGTGAACCTGGGATTTcgggaggggatggagaggaggcagaaatcagTCACAAAAACCAGCCACTCCCTCACCCAAATGACAATAGGGTACTGTCAGAAAAGGACGGGATAAATCTGACAGGGCTGTTTGTTGCTCCTGGGTTTTATAATGATTTTCATGGAGCTTTCAGGGCCCGACCACACACTCAGGGTCGAGACTTCATAGCAGAGGCCGCTAATCCCAACAAGATGGCTACGACCGTGAAACCCTGGGCAGCGATCCGGGTGCGCATCATTATCTGGGAGCGATGGCTCTGGCCGCGGTGGAAGCAGTAAAGGCCATAGGAGAGGGCAGCCGCCGTACCCAGACAGCCTGGGGGGAGGACAACACACACAGGGGCAACAAGTTGGGTCCTGCAGGTTCCTTGAGGATGTAGCCCGCCCCCGCTTTCCCAGAGCCACGATTTGTAGACAACAACAGGAGGGCGGGAGCGGGTTGTTCTAGAGTTGGCTTCATCAAGCCCCGCAACACGTTCCGATCCATTTCAGTCCTCCGCGCCCCATCCTCTCGTCACATCTTCGGTCCGCTCCCCTTCCCATACCCAAAGCGTACCTGGTCCTTCCCTATTTCATTCCCCCAGGAAACCACTATCGCCTCGGTCTTCGGTTCCTAAAGCACACACTTACCTATGGGGACCATTGGGTTCTCACGGGTCTTGCGAATAAATTTCTCCTTGAAGCTCTCTGAGTTGCTGTACACCGTGGGGCTGAAGCCCTCGATGACTGGGGTCTTGGACGGATCGAATGACGCCTCTGGATTCACAGGACCGGGAGCCGCCATACTCGCCGGCACAGGAACAGGTAGGACAAAAATCCGGGCACCGAACTCCGCCTTCTGATGAGGTCACCACGAGGGCGGGGGAATAGCCTGCTGAAGGGTAGTACGCAGGCGCCATTGCCAGGTGCATTCTAGGAGTTGTAGTAAATCCATGTGGCGGCGCCACTAAAAAGACTACATTTCCCGGGAATCCCTGCGCGCGCTGGGGGACGGAGCGTGTTAACACGCGGCTCCGAGAGTGTGCTCCAGAGTTTGTGCTGCTGCTTCGGAGTTTGAGCTTCTGGTGCGGCCGACTGCGCGATGCCCAAAGCTAAGGGAAAGACTAGGAGGCAGAAGTTCGGTTACAATGTCAACCGAAAGCGTTTGAACCGGAATGCTCGTCGGAAGGCAGCGCCACGGATCGAGTGGTGAGGGGCCAGTTCGGAGGCAGGGGCCTCGGCTGGCAGGATTGACGGCGAGGTGACAGAATCTcggtctctttttctttgccgTTAGCTCCCACATCCGACATGCCTGGGACCACACCAAATCCGTGCGGCAGAACCTGGCGGAGATGGGGTTGGCCATGGACCCCAACAAGGCGGTTCCCCTCCGTAAGAGGAAGGTACTGATAAAGCAAGGTTCAGGCATTTTCCTCCTCTCCACCCTAACTAAGcctttcctgttttccttctccACCACCTTCCTACATTGAGCTGAGTTTCAGAATTTGATctcccacacacacccttcccaTATTTTCGACAAAGTTATTTTGCTTGCACTAATTCTGGTCAAAGCCCCGTAACGACTCACACTCCCTCCTCAGCACACATATGGGCTTGGTTTGTAGTATCATTCCTCCCCCACTCACCATTTCTTCTCGGGCATGTTTGGGAGCTCGGTGGAATCTTCTagaatgtgtctttttttctgcCCTTGACTGTTCAGAGCCTGAGATCTTTGTTTCCTATACTGCCTTCGGTTATTCTTCACCTGAGACATCTACTTACTTCCCACCAAATCTACCTGGACCACCTTTGCACCTTTCAAAAATAGCACCCCACTTCATCCACTAGCCTCTTTCCTGCTTTATTTCAATTCATAGTAATTTTAAGTACATGATGGTATATTATTCATTTGCACAACTGTATATTGAATGTGCCTCTTAATCCTTTAACATAatcttgtgttttgttctttacTAAATTCCCAGGAATCATAAGATGTGGCAGGTTAGTTAACCTAATAGATGGGCTTGCTGACTGAATTTGGTCCATTGACTTTGGGCAGGCTTTTCTCTATTCCTTCCTGGAAGTGGAAAGTGGCACAccagtttttttaaacaaacgTAAAGCTGTATCTAAGTACTGCCAGGTAACTGACATggagaagacatctgacatcaccCTCTTGTAACTTACAAAGCACTTTTCATGTGCATTGTTTCACTCTTACCACACAGCagtaagaaagaaatacatagtcATAGAAAGATGAATTGCttgcttcttaaaaaaatatgggTGTGATATCTATGAGCATGGATATGAGCATACTGTGGTGCTtgggtgaaggtcagaggacaggagttggttctctttccccTGTGGTTCTAGGGGTTGAACTCCGGTGGTCCATCTTGATAGCTCTGCCTGTGCTTCTCTTGGTAGAGTTAGTTGTTGGGACTTCAGGGGACTagttcttgttatctagttctgcCTGACCTCTGGCAGGGATTTTTAGTATAGTTGTGTTGTGGTTGGCAGTGTCCTTCTTTAATCCTGGTCAAACTTTCTCTGTTCAAAGTGCTTGTCTATTGGTCTCATAGGCTTTGTTCTTTACAGGTAAAGGCCATGGAGGTAGACATGGAGGAGAGACCCAAGGATCTTGTGCGGAAGCCCTATGTGGTACATGGTGAGTGTGGGCTGTGTTCTAGGCCACCATGCTGCCCTATCAAAGCTGGAAAGGCACTCAGTCTCTTCACTACTGTGGGAGAGACCAAGATTCAGAGAGGAGAAACAATCTGATCCAGGGCTCAGAAGTAGTACTGTGTCATAGCTGAGACATTCTCTAATATTGATGAGATTTAAATGTATGAACTAAGGTAAGACAGACATTCACAGAAGATAAAATTAGGTGTCTGAAAGGATGAAGAAGAAAGCAGTATCAGGTTTGTTCTCAGTTTCTCAGGAACTTAAAGATGAACTATTTGTAGAGATTCTGCTGTCATTTAATCTTTCCAGTGACAAATCTAAATTCCCTATGTGTTTGACCCtgcaggaaagaaagaatattctgCAATTCTTACCTACCCTTTCCCTTGCTTATTGtgggcttatttttatttttgtatttgtgagttgggaattgaacccagggcctcatgaatgctaAGTATATACTCAACCTTTTACCTATACATACCTCCATTCAGgtggggattttttgtttgtttttgctttttgtttttcttaccacATCTCCTGATTTGAATAGACATGTTTGATATGAAATTACGTAAGTCCTGTCTTTAGCTTATCTTTGTGATTCACATAAGAATTTTACACAGTTCAATATGGGGGGAAAAGAAGAATTACTACACCTGACTGTATATACAAAACTACATATACTTAATGTagtattatttataattgttttttgttttttctctagaCAGggtctgtgttgccctggctggccttgaactcacagagatcctcctgcctctctctgtttcataatttctagaattaaaggcatatgccacccctgtaagaattaatttttttttttaatttttaaattgtagctAAAAAATTACATAAAGTTTACCTTCTTGGCCttttaaaatgtacagtttggctgggtggtggtggcacatacctttagtcccagcacttgggaggcagagatagttAAATCtcctgagttcgaagccaacctggtttacagagttcaaggatggccagggctacacaagaaatcctgtcttgaaaaagcaaaaaacaaataaataaaatgtatagttCAATCATGTTAAATATATTCTGCTATATATCAGCTCTCCTGAACTTTGGTTTTGCAAAGCTGAGGCTGCCTTTGACAACCAGGTCAAAGATGATTTTGACTGTAAGAAATTTTAGTGCCTTACACTTAGATCAGATTTGActatatcatttctatattttgccCATTTGcctagcttttcttttctcctagcTGTGCTGAGATTGAATTCACGGTCTTGTTCATGCTGGGAAAGCACACTCTGCTTTTATTTGTGGATTTTGTTTGCTTGGACAGAGTCTAGTTATACAGCTGAAGCTCTCCATGAACTGGAGGCCACTTTGGTTTAGCTCCATGGCCCTGATTATCCCGTCCTGTGGAGCAGTGAGGTATCTGGGTCTAGCCCTGCAGCCCTGGTGTTCAGCAATTCAGACCTTCCCATTTCGAATACTGGCAAAATACACCAGGAAGAGCTCTTCCGGTGGTAGTAGAGCTGGAAAGGAGCCCAGCTTTCCTTGTTTGTGACTTCAGGCCTGGTACTGATTAAGACTGGGAAGCTTAGTGTATTTCATGTTAAATCATAACTTAAGAATTGCTTTTCAGGGAGTTGCCACACTGGTGGATGAGTAGTGGAGGGAGACTGACCTTGGGATTTTAGGGCTTGAAAAAGAGAGCTCTAGCTTTGAATATGGGAATGTGCTGTTTGTACAAGTCTTGTGTCATGGGATTGGATGGAGGGGTGTTTGGTCAGCTCAAATAAAGCAGAAGGTAGTGCCTTATtccatttctggcttcttttaccccagagctggaggcagaagccagcctcccagagaagaaaggaaataccTTGTCTCGGGACCTCATTGAATATGTTCATTATATGGTGGAAAATCATGGGGAAGACTATAAGGTGAGACCTACTGGGAAGAACCGCTTGGGCTTATTGGGAAAATACACTGGACTGTTTCAGCCTGTTCTGCAGTTAAATAGAATGAAAGAGGAGTCTAAGAAAGCATCCCATTGTTTAggggtttttatgtgtatgagtgttttgctgtatgtatgtgtatgtgcatcacatgcatgcttggt of Peromyscus leucopus breed LL Stock chromosome 5, UCI_PerLeu_2.1, whole genome shotgun sequence contains these proteins:
- the Higd2a gene encoding HIG1 domain family member 2A, mitochondrial, with translation MAAPGPVNPEASFDPSKTPVIEGFSPTVYSNSESFKEKFIRKTRENPMVPIGCLGTAAALSYGLYCFHRGQSHRSQIMMRTRIAAQGFTVVAILLGLAASAMKSRP
- the Nop16 gene encoding nucleolar protein 16 — translated: MPKAKGKTRRQKFGYNVNRKRLNRNARRKAAPRIECSHIRHAWDHTKSVRQNLAEMGLAMDPNKAVPLRKRKVKAMEVDMEERPKDLVRKPYVVHELEAEASLPEKKGNTLSRDLIEYVHYMVENHGEDYKAMARDEKNYYQDTPKQIRNKVNVYKRFYPTEWQAFIDSVQKKKMEVD